A genomic segment from Corylus avellana chromosome ca5, CavTom2PMs-1.0 encodes:
- the LOC132181412 gene encoding peroxidase 3, translated as MGGISCFTIIILGVLGFVGSAAAQLELGFYSKSCPKAEKIVQDFVHQHIHNAPSLAAALIRMHFHDCFVRGCDGSVLVNSTSNNQAEKAATPNLTLRGFDFIDRVKSLLEAECPGIVSCADTLALVARDSIVATGGPFWKVPTGRRDGTISNSSEALNDIPPPTSNFTTLQTLFANNGLDLTDLVLLSGAHTIGVAHCTSFSTRLYNFTGVGDEDPALDSEYAANLKARKCKTPTDNTTHVEMDPGSHRTFDLSYYSLLLKRRGLFQSDAALTTNPTTKSFITQLLQGPLQNFLAQFATSMEKMGRVNVKTGSTGEIRKHCAVVNS; from the exons ATGGGGGGGATAAGTTGTTTCACTATCATAATCCTTGGTGTTTTAGGATTTGTAGGGTCAGCAGCTGCTCAATTGGAGTTGGGTTTTTATTCTAAGAGCTGCCCGAAAGCTGAGAAGATTGTTCAAGACTTTGTTCACCAGCACATCCATAATGCTCCTTCATTGGCTGCTGCCCTCATCAGAATGCACTTCCATGACTGCTTTGTCAGG GGTTGTGATGGATCTGTGCTTGTGAACTCAACATCGAACAACCAAGCAGAAAAGGCTGCTACACCAAATCTAACACTCAGAGGTTTTGACTTCATTGACAGAGTTAAGAGCCTTCTTGAGGCCGAATGCCCAGGAATAGTCTCTTGTGCAGATACTCTTGCTTTGGTTGCAAGAGATTCCATTGTTGCAACA GGAGGTCCATTTTGGAAAGTTCCAACTGGTCGAAGAGATGGGACAATCTCCAATTCCTCAGAAGCCTTGAATGACATCCCACCTCCAACCAGCAACTTCACCACTCTCCAAACACTATTTGCCAACAATGGTCTTGATTTGACAGATTTGGTTTTACTCTCTG GTGCACACACCATTGGTGTAGCTCATTGTACTTCCTTTTCAACCAGACTGTATAATTTCACTGGTGTCGGTGATGAGGACCCAGCTCTTGACAGTGAATATGCAGCAAATCTCAAGGCAAGAAAGTGCAAAACTCCAACTGATAATACAACCCATGTTGAAATGGACCCAGGAAGCCACAGGACATTTGACCTCAGCTATTACTCTCTTTTGCTAAAGAGACGGGGTCTGTTCCAATCAGATGCTGCCTTGACTACCAACCCGACAACAAAGTCTTTCATCACCCAACTGCTCCAAGGACCACTTCAAAATTTCCTTGCTCAATTTGCAACGTCTATGGAGAAAATGGGTCGGGTCAATGTTAAGACTGGATCAACGGGTGAAATTAGAAAGCACTGTGCAGTGGTGAATAgttga
- the LOC132181394 gene encoding large ribosomal subunit protein eL22y, whose amino-acid sequence MSRGSAPGPKGKKKGVAFTIDCAKPVEDKIMDIASLEKFLQDRIKVGGKAGALGDIVAVTREKNKITVTSDSNFSKRYLKYLTKKYLKKHNVRDWLRVIASNKDRNVYELRYFNIAENEGEEED is encoded by the exons atgagtcGAGGGAGTGCACCAGGCCCCAAGGGGAAGAAGAAGGGAGTGGCATTTACCATTGACTGTGCGAAGCCAGTGGAAGACAAGATTATGGACATTGCATCTCTGGAGAAGTTCCTCCAGGACAGAATCAAGGTCGGAGGCAAGGCTGGTGCTCTTGGTGACATTGTAGCCGTCACCCGCGAGAAGAACAAGATCACTGTTACTTCTGATAGTAACTTCTCTAAGAG GTATCTGAAGTACCTGACCAAAAAGTACCTGAAGAAACACAATGTGCGTGATTGGCTCCGTGTGATAGCTTCCAACAAAGATAGAAATGTCTATGAACTTAGGTACTTCAACATTGCTGAGAAcgaaggagaggaagaagactGA
- the LOC132182275 gene encoding large ribosomal subunit protein eL22y-like, with amino-acid sequence MSRGSAPGPKGKKKGVTFTIDCAKPVEDKIMDIASLEKFLQDRIKVGGKAGALGDIVAVTREKNKIIVTSDSNFSKRYLKYLTKKYLKKHNVRDWLRVIASNKDRNVYELRYFNIAENEGEEED; translated from the exons ATGAGTCGAGGGAGTGCACCAGGCCCCAAGGGGAAGAAGAAGGGAGTGACATTTACCATTGACTGTGCGAAGCCAGTGGAGGACAAGATTATGGACATTGCATCTCTGGAGAAGTTCCTCCAGGACAGAATCAAGGTCGGAGGCAAGGCTGGTGCTCTTGGTGACATTGTAGCCGTCACCCGCGAGAAGAACAAGATCATTGTTACTTCTGATAGTAACTTCTCTAAGAG GTATCTGAAGTACCTGACCAAAAAGTACCTGAAGAAACACAATGTGCGTGATTGGCTCCGTGTGATAGCTTCCAACAAAGATAGAAATGTCTATGAACTTAGGTACTTCAACATTGCCGAGAAcgaaggagaggaagaagactGA
- the LOC132181219 gene encoding large ribosomal subunit protein eL22y codes for MSRGSAPGPKGKKKGVAFTIDCAKPVEDKIMDIASLEKFLQDRIKVGGKAGALGDIVAVTREKNKITVTSDSNFSKRYLKYLTKKYLKKHNVRDWLRVIASNKDRNVYELRYFNIAENEGEEED; via the exons ATGAGTCGAGGGAGTGCACCAGGCCCCAAGGGGAAGAAGAAGGGAGTGGCATTTACCATTGACTGTGCGAAGCCAGTGGAAGACAAGATTATGGACATTGCATCTCTGGAGAAGTTCCTCCAGGACAGAATCAAGGTCGGAGGCAAGGCTGGTGCTCTTGGTGACATTGTAGCCGTCACCCGCGAGAAGAACAAGATCACTGTTACTTCTGATAGTAACTTCTCTAAGAG GTATCTCAAGTACCTGACCAAAAAGTACCTGAAGAAACACAATGTGCGTGATTGGCTCCGTGTGATAGCTTCCAACAAAGATAGAAATGTCTATGAACTTAGGTACTTCAACATTGCTGAGAAcgaaggagaggaagaagactGA